The genomic stretch TCCTGCTGTGACGTGCAAAAATGCAATGATTATTTGATAGAGCAGTTAAAAGGGCAGACAACTAGCAAAGGCCTTATACTGATATCTCCTCATATGACCAGGAAAGAAGCAGAAAAATACTTAGAGAATAGTCAAATAGTAGGATTAAAACCTTATCATCTATTAAGCGATAAAAAACCCACAAATCAAGCTGATATATCTGAATATTTACCTGATTGGGCCTGGGGGTTAGCTGATGAATATGAGGCTATAATAATGCTGCATTTAGTTAAAGATGGAGCTTTATCTGACGTTAAAAACCAAAAAGAGATAATGGATAAGTGTAAAAAATATCCTAACATGAAATTGGTGCTTGCACATGGGGGACGAGGTTTTAACTTCTACAATACTATAAAAGGCATAAAATCTTTAAGTGGGTTGCAAAATGTATGGTTTGACGTATCGGGAATATGTGAATCCGAATCTATAACAGCGATCTTAAACGAATTCGGTCCTCAGAAGCTGATGTGGGGCAGCGATTTCCCAATATCCCAGATTAGGGGAAGATGTGTTACTGTTGGGGATGGATTTGCATGGTTACAGAAGGATACGGTGAATTGGGAATTTAGCTCTATTGGTGGAAATCCTAATCCCATTCTGGTAGGCATTGAGTCGTTAAGAGCTTTGAAGCAGGCATGTGAACAGTTTTGTGCTAATGAACAAGATATCCAAGATATTTTCTGCAGCAATGGGATGAGGCTTTTAGGGAAAAATGATGATAAAGGGACACGGACACAGGAGCTATATAGATATGCAAAGACCAGGATACCCGGAGGGACTCAACTTTTGAGCAAGAGGCCTGAAAACATGGCCCCGGAACAATGGCCTCCCTACTTTAAAGAGGCGAGAGGATGTGAAGTTTGGGACCTAGATGGAAGGCATTACTATGATATGTATTCTAACGGTATCGGCGCTTGTCTCCTTGGATATAACGACTATCATGTAAATAAAGCTGTGAAGAGAAGAATAAACTTGGGCAATATGTCCACTTTAAACCCTCCTGAAGAAGTTGAGCTGGCAGATCTATTATGCGAAATTCATCCATGGGCTGAACAGGTCAGATTTGCACGGAGTGGTGGGGAAATAGCCGCTGTTGCTGTGAGAATTGCAAGGGCTACCACTGACCGCTCTGTAGTAGCAGTATGTGGATATCACGGGTGGCATGATTGGTATCTAGCAGCCAATCTTGGGGAAAATGATGCATTAAGAGGTCATCTGCTTCCAGGATTAGAACCATTAGGTGTACCCAGGGAATTAAGAAATACTACCATTCCATTCAGGTACAACAGAAGGGATGAATTCAAAAATATAATAGATAACTATGGTGATAGATTGGCTGCTGTGATAATGGAGCCTTGTAGACATAATGATCCTGAACCTGGTTTTCTTGAGTTTGTAAAAGATGAAGCTCATAAATGTGGTGCACTTTTGATTTTTGATGAGATTACAATAGGATGGAGATTGCATTTCGGAGGGGCACATTTAAGACTTGGAATAAATCCAGACATGGCTATCTTTGCAAAGTCCCTAGGCAATGGATATCCTATCGGGGCAGTGATAGGAACCAAGGAAGCTATGGATGGCGCACATTCGTCCTTTATCAGCAGTACCTATTGGACCGAAAGCATAGGACCTACAGCTGCATTAGCAGCGGTTAAAAAGATGCAAAAGACTGATGTTCCTCTACATGCAGAGAAGATAGGGAATATGGTCAAAGGATATTGGAGGAAATACGGAGAAAAATACAACCTGCCTATATGTGTGGAGGATGGATATCCTTGTCTAGCTACATTCAAATTTGACCATGAGCTGTCAGAACAATTGAGAACATTGTATACACAGCTTATGCTGGAACGGGGTTTTTTGGCAGCAGGTTCTATATACGTAACTTTAGCCCACACTGAAGAGATAATATCTAAATATGGGCAAGCAATTGAAGAAGTATTTGCTGAAATCTCCCATGCTATTGTTTCAGGTGATGTGGAGAATACATTACGAGGACCTATAGC from Clostridia bacterium encodes the following:
- a CDS encoding aminotransferase class III-fold pyridoxal phosphate-dependent enzyme, which codes for SCCDVQKCNDYLIEQLKGQTTSKGLILISPHMTRKEAEKYLENSQIVGLKPYHLLSDKKPTNQADISEYLPDWAWGLADEYEAIIMLHLVKDGALSDVKNQKEIMDKCKKYPNMKLVLAHGGRGFNFYNTIKGIKSLSGLQNVWFDVSGICESESITAILNEFGPQKLMWGSDFPISQIRGRCVTVGDGFAWLQKDTVNWEFSSIGGNPNPILVGIESLRALKQACEQFCANEQDIQDIFCSNGMRLLGKNDDKGTRTQELYRYAKTRIPGGTQLLSKRPENMAPEQWPPYFKEARGCEVWDLDGRHYYDMYSNGIGACLLGYNDYHVNKAVKRRINLGNMSTLNPPEEVELADLLCEIHPWAEQVRFARSGGEIAAVAVRIARATTDRSVVAVCGYHGWHDWYLAANLGENDALRGHLLPGLEPLGVPRELRNTTIPFRYNRRDEFKNIIDNYGDRLAAVIMEPCRHNDPEPGFLEFVKDEAHKCGALLIFDEITIGWRLHFGGAHLRLGINPDMAIFAKSLGNGYPIGAVIGTKEAMDGAHSSFISSTYWTESIGPTAALAAVKKMQKTDVPLHAEKIGNMVKGYWRKYGEKYNLPICVEDGYPCLATFKFDHELSEQLRTLYTQLMLERGFLAAGSIYVTLAHTEEIISKYGQAIEEVFAEISHAIVSGDVENTLRGPIALSGFKRLIK